In Klebsiella aerogenes, the DNA window GTTTATCCAGGGCTGGAAGTCCTTTGATAACGGCTTAAATATCTCAGCGCGTTATCGTTATAATACCGTGAATGACTCCCACAGCGATAGAGAATTAGACGGTAGTGGTTATACGCGTCGTGAATCCCATCAATTTGATTTATGGTTTGCCTATAACATCGGTAAGTTTGGGATGTCATATAATCCACGTTTCCGCTGGCAGGATGGTGTTGATCAAGGTACCGGTGATGATACCTACTGGGAACATACATTATCGTTTAACTATAAACTTGAGGATGGTTGGACACCTTACGTCGAACTCGTGTCCCTGGACAAAACATATATCAACGACGACGGCCATCATGAAAATGATTACGCGGTTCGTCTGGGTATTGTTAAGCAACTATAACTCCCCGCGCTGCATCGGCTGCAATAAATAACAGCCGATGCGGTCCACGATAGTCAACAGCTCCAGTTGTCCTTCCCGC includes these proteins:
- a CDS encoding oligogalacturonate-specific porin KdgM family protein: MKKSIIKTGCISILLISAQGWCGNTSVDLRFGHNTTSDLNDSRIKVMHQADNGFYFSVEAAQNHNDTFFGDTDRNNPDDKGVTEAAEEIETRWRFDLGDGYAVAPGLVTVFTSSNTHYRPFIQGWKSFDNGLNISARYRYNTVNDSHSDRELDGSGYTRRESHQFDLWFAYNIGKFGMSYNPRFRWQDGVDQGTGDDTYWEHTLSFNYKLEDGWTPYVELVSLDKTYINDDGHHENDYAVRLGIVKQL